A stretch of Zonotrichia leucophrys gambelii isolate GWCS_2022_RI chromosome 19, RI_Zleu_2.0, whole genome shotgun sequence DNA encodes these proteins:
- the LOC135456002 gene encoding multidrug and toxin extrusion protein 1-like — protein sequence MKPESFPEENGLGEGRAAGQGDLTAESCQKKRRWIPENFWEDARQLLVLAGPLILIQLLIFLIHLVSSIFCGHLGKVELASVTLAIAVINVTAISVGYGLTSACDTLISQTYGSKNLLRVGVILQRATIIILLCCFPCCAVLLNVEPLMLLIRQDPDVSRLTQRYVDAFLPALPAVFMYNLEARYLQNQMIMWPLVLSGVIGNIINVAANYVLLFEFHLGVMGSGWANTIAQYSQAIFLFLYIICRKLHVNTWGGWSSECLLEWDSFTSLAIPSMLMMCIEWWTYEIGSFLIGLLSVVELSVQSIIYEVSVVCFMIPLGLGTAASVQVGNALGAGNANMAKRSSHTSLICTGVFAVIVVSILVASRNVLGYIFTTDKEIIDLVAWIIPVYVVFHVFEAMACACSGVLRGIGKQKFGAILNAVAYYGVGLPLAAVLLFVARIGVMGLWVGLLVAVFILCSSFITFISRVDWEKAAKKAQRRAGVTPQRLPSLCTEGSYKDLDMAAVPQPHTFLPARAVLGSVAGLEPQSDIVLTRITRTEGPTYQLELREAASSPATPVVTNQLLLRRALALVMAITTLALGIAVKMIVSTP from the exons ATGAAGCCGGAGAGCTTCCCCGAGGAGAATGGCCTCGGGGAGGGAAGGGCGGCCGGCCAGGGAGACCTCACAGCCGAGAGCTGCCAGAAGAAACGCCGCTGGATTCCGGAGAACTTCTGGGAGGACGcgaggcagctgctggtgctggcgGGGCCGCTG ATCCTGATCCAGCTGCTCATCTTCCTGATCCACCTGGTCAGCTCCATATTCTGTGGCCACCTGGGCAAGGTTGAGCTGGCTTCTGTCACGCTGGCCATCGCT GTTATAAATGTCACCGCCATCTCTGTAGGGTACGGTTTGACTTCAGCGTGTGACACCTTGATATCACAG ACCTATGGCAGCAAGAACCTGCTGCGTGTGGGGGTGATCCTGCAGCGTgccaccatcatcatcctcctctgctgcttcccctgctGCGCCGTCCTTCTCAACGTGGAGCCGCTGATGCTGCTCATACGGCAGGACCCCGATGTCTCCAG gcTGACCCAGCGCTACGTGGATGCgtttctccctgccctcccg GCGGTTTTCATGTATAACCTGGAGGCAAGATACCTGCAGAACCAG ATGATCATGTGGCCCTTGGTGCTGAGTGGGGTCATTGGCAACATCATCAACGTGGCTGCAAACTACGTGCTGCTCTTCGAGTTCCACCTGGGCGTCAT GGGCTCTGGCTGGGCCAACACCATCGCTCAGTATTCACAAGCCATTTTCTTGTTCCTGTACATCATATGCAGGAAGCTCCATGTGAACACCTGGGGAG GCTGGTCCAGCGAGTGCCTGCTGGAGTGGGACAGCTTCACCTCCCTGGCCATCCCCAGCATGCTCATGATGTGCATCGAGTGGTGGACCTACGAGATTGGGAGCTTCTTGATAG gCCTGCTGAGCGTTGTGGAGCTCTCTGTCCAGTCCATCATCTATGAGGTGTCTGTTGTCTGTTTCATG atccccctggggctgggcacagctgccagcgTGCAGGTGGGCAACGCGCTGGGCGCCGGCAACGCCAACATGGCCAAGAGATCCTCCCACACCAGCCTGATCTGCACAG GGGTGTTCGCTGTGATTGTGGTGTCCATTTTAGTTGCCTCAAGGAATGTGCTGGGATACATCTTCACCACAGATAA GGAAATCATTGACTTGGTGGCATGGATCATTCCTGTCTACGTTGTCTTCCACGTGTTTGAAGCCATGGCT TGTGCCTGCAGTGGGGTGCTCAGAGGCATCGGGAAGCAGAAGTTTGGTGCCATCCTCAATGCTGTGGCTTACTACGGTGTGGGCTtgcccctggcagctgtgctgctcttcgTGGCCAGGATCGGCGTCATGG gCCTGTGGGTCGGGTTGCTCGTCGCCGTCTtcatcctctgcagcagcttcatCACCTTCATCTCCCGTGTGGACTGGGAGAAGGCAGCCAAGAAG GCTCAGCGCCGCGCAGGAGTGACCCCACAGAGGCTGCCGAGCCTGTGCACTGAAGGCTCCTACAAGGACCTGGATATGGCAGcagtcccccagccccacactttcctccctgccagggctgtgctggggtctgTCG CGGGGTTAGAACCACAGAGCGACATTGTGCTCACGAGAATCACCAGGACAGAGGGCCCCACGTaccagctggagctgagggaagcCGCCTCCTCCCCGGCCACCCCCGTGGTCACCAACCAGCTGCTGCTCCGCCGTGCGCTGGCCCTGGTCATGGCCATCACCACACTGGCCCTCGGCATCGCCGTGAAGATGATTGTCAGCACGCCCTGA